One Williamsia phyllosphaerae DNA segment encodes these proteins:
- a CDS encoding DUF3040 domain-containing protein: MPLSEHEQRMLEQIENALYAEDPKFASNVRRRRMGGSTARRRLQAAVVFVVGLVLLIGGLVVDFTVGGFPILSLVGFLVMFAAGLFALWGVGSSSTPESAGPTSQPSGGRRARGGPSRKFSERMEERFNRRFEQE; this comes from the coding sequence GTGCCACTCTCGGAGCACGAGCAGCGAATGCTCGAACAGATCGAGAACGCGCTGTACGCCGAAGATCCCAAGTTCGCGTCGAACGTACGACGTCGTCGCATGGGTGGATCGACGGCTCGTCGCCGTCTGCAGGCTGCAGTCGTCTTCGTCGTCGGTCTGGTCCTCCTCATCGGAGGTCTCGTCGTCGACTTCACCGTCGGCGGGTTCCCGATCCTCAGCCTCGTGGGCTTCCTGGTGATGTTCGCGGCCGGTCTGTTCGCCCTCTGGGGTGTCGGATCGTCGTCAACGCCGGAGTCTGCAGGGCCGACATCGCAGCCCTCGGGTGGTCGCCGCGCTCGCGGGGGTCCCTCACGCAAGTTCAGCGAGCGGATGGAAGAACGCTTCAACCGCCGCTTCGAGCAGGAGTAG
- a CDS encoding LppM family (lipo)protein: MRSASQKRSPSTNRGLRVVLATLIAALCTLALSSCMDRSPYVGDRLWGDLVVAEKSTGQGQSGKGPQIEVPQSMAGSVVAEEYDENGMVGTRVTYTALPVGQFNQLGDLLLEAYPNSAVSLQLTTKRSGDVVRFRGNADLASLTPGQDLLELTVQFAGGISATNGTQSADDTVTWKPEAGKVSDLTAEATYADPGTAAFGDWTWVLAGLTLAVVLIVGGIAYLARDTSPRPGAPAERR; the protein is encoded by the coding sequence ATGAGATCGGCGTCGCAGAAGCGCTCACCATCGACGAACCGTGGACTGCGGGTCGTGCTCGCGACGCTGATCGCGGCCCTGTGCACGCTGGCGCTGAGCTCCTGCATGGACCGCTCCCCCTACGTCGGTGACCGTCTCTGGGGCGACCTCGTCGTCGCCGAGAAGTCGACCGGACAGGGACAGTCGGGCAAGGGACCCCAGATCGAGGTCCCGCAGTCGATGGCCGGGAGCGTCGTCGCCGAGGAGTACGACGAGAACGGCATGGTCGGCACCCGCGTCACCTACACCGCCCTGCCGGTCGGTCAGTTCAACCAGCTCGGCGACCTGCTCCTCGAGGCCTATCCGAACTCTGCGGTGAGCCTGCAGCTGACGACCAAGCGCAGCGGCGACGTGGTCCGGTTCCGTGGCAACGCCGACCTCGCGAGCCTCACCCCGGGACAGGATCTGCTGGAGCTCACGGTGCAGTTCGCCGGCGGCATCAGCGCGACCAACGGAACCCAGTCCGCTGACGACACCGTGACCTGGAAGCCGGAGGCGGGCAAGGTCAGCGACCTGACCGCCGAGGCGACCTACGCCGATCCGGGGACCGCCGCGTTCGGTGACTGGACCTGGGTGCTGGCCGGGTTGACGCTCGCGGTCGTCCTGATCGTCGGCGGCATCGCCTATCTCGCCCGGGACACCTCACCCCGCCCCGGGGCACCGGCCGAGCGACGCTGA
- the metF gene encoding methylenetetrahydrofolate reductase [NAD(P)H]: MTPSGPPSVVSQLSQPHSGPVPFSVEFFPPKDEAGEERLWRAVRIFEQLRPAFVSMTYGAGGGTRDRTVRIAGQLARDTTLLTVAHLTAVNHSLTELRALIGAYADQGITNILALRGDPPGNPLGEWVKHPDGVAYAEDLVRFVDELGDFQVGVASFPEGHHRAPTLEDDTKYLVAKLRAGAEYSITQMFFDVDDYLRLRDRVVAADPEQGAKPIIPGIMPITSLASVRRMLELSNSTLPADVDERLSRAAGDDEDRNREAVRSVGIDLATEMSERLIAEGVPALHFCSLNFAKATTEVLQRLGMDVLVP; encoded by the coding sequence ATCACACCGTCTGGACCACCCTCTGTCGTCTCGCAGTTGTCGCAACCGCACAGCGGTCCCGTTCCGTTCTCGGTGGAGTTCTTCCCGCCCAAGGACGAGGCCGGTGAGGAGCGACTGTGGCGTGCGGTGCGCATCTTCGAACAGTTGCGTCCGGCGTTCGTGTCGATGACCTACGGCGCCGGCGGTGGCACGCGGGACCGCACGGTCCGGATCGCCGGGCAGTTGGCCCGCGACACCACACTGCTGACCGTGGCCCATCTCACCGCGGTCAACCACAGTCTCACCGAATTGCGTGCCCTGATCGGTGCCTACGCCGACCAGGGCATCACCAACATCCTGGCCCTGCGTGGTGATCCACCGGGAAACCCACTGGGAGAGTGGGTCAAGCACCCCGACGGCGTGGCCTACGCCGAGGACCTCGTGCGTTTCGTCGACGAACTCGGTGACTTCCAGGTCGGTGTCGCCTCCTTCCCCGAAGGCCACCATCGTGCGCCCACGCTCGAGGACGACACCAAGTACCTCGTCGCGAAGCTGCGTGCGGGGGCCGAGTACTCGATCACCCAGATGTTCTTCGATGTCGACGACTACCTGCGTCTGCGCGACCGGGTGGTCGCCGCCGACCCCGAGCAGGGCGCCAAGCCGATCATCCCGGGCATCATGCCGATCACCTCGCTCGCGTCGGTGCGACGGATGCTCGAACTGTCCAACTCGACCCTGCCCGCCGACGTCGACGAGCGGCTGTCGCGGGCCGCGGGTGACGACGAGGACCGCAATCGCGAGGCCGTCCGTTCGGTGGGCATCGATCTGGCCACCGAGATGTCCGAACGCCTCATCGCCGAGGGCGTTCCGGCACTGCACTTCTGCAGCCTGAACTTCGCCAAGGCGACCACCGAGGTGCTACAGCGCCTCGGGATGGACGTCCTCGTCCCCTGA
- a CDS encoding GNAT family N-acetyltransferase, with amino-acid sequence MSVRLVDLTADDVHRWLGPALDVYVAAMNYPRGTQTHRTPLWRDHMNRPGWQAVGAVQSTVSTPVSPPATGGGDPPTLAGSTTETLIGIAYGYRGAEDQWWNQQLRAGLRLGGYTRTQIDDITRNYFELTELHVHPSMQGTGTGQRMLTRLLADRPEDSVLLSTPEVPGDDNRAWRLYRRLGFGDMLRHFGFTGDPRPFAVLGRRLPMN; translated from the coding sequence GTGTCCGTCCGCTTGGTGGACCTCACGGCCGACGATGTCCACCGTTGGCTGGGGCCGGCCCTCGACGTGTACGTCGCGGCGATGAACTACCCCCGCGGCACCCAGACGCACCGCACCCCGCTGTGGCGCGACCACATGAACCGTCCGGGGTGGCAGGCCGTGGGCGCCGTGCAGTCCACGGTGTCCACGCCGGTGAGCCCACCGGCCACCGGCGGCGGCGATCCCCCGACGCTCGCGGGGTCCACCACCGAGACCCTGATCGGCATCGCCTACGGCTACCGCGGCGCCGAGGACCAGTGGTGGAACCAACAGCTGCGTGCGGGACTCCGTCTGGGCGGGTACACACGAACACAGATCGACGACATCACGCGCAACTATTTCGAGCTCACGGAATTGCACGTGCATCCGTCGATGCAGGGCACCGGGACCGGCCAGAGGATGCTGACCCGACTACTGGCCGACCGCCCGGAGGACAGCGTGTTGCTGTCCACCCCGGAGGTGCCCGGCGACGACAACCGCGCCTGGCGTCTGTACCGACGACTCGGCTTCGGGGACATGCTGCGCCATTTCGGTTTCACCGGCGACCCGCGCCCGTTCGCGGTGCTCGGCCGTCGCCTGCCCATGAACTGA
- a CDS encoding SAV_6107 family HEPN domain-containing protein codes for MAAPQRTTPDPRVVTRARDLLEKADSLAALAADAPGHADQLRELYVSALRAAGAALAIGESSLGPRRGTSNAWARLPRAIPSMTTWATYFAGLSRLRADIEVGIVRDVDALRVRETRSRLQDFLDDVEAEVLAYEQGRPGPTPPAHNPARSA; via the coding sequence ATGGCCGCACCGCAGCGGACGACACCGGACCCACGTGTGGTGACCCGCGCACGTGACCTCCTCGAGAAGGCCGACTCCCTCGCAGCCCTGGCCGCCGATGCGCCGGGCCATGCCGACCAGCTCCGTGAGTTGTATGTCTCAGCGCTTCGGGCGGCCGGTGCCGCGCTCGCCATCGGTGAGTCCTCGCTCGGTCCCCGTCGCGGGACGTCGAACGCCTGGGCGCGGTTGCCACGCGCGATCCCGTCCATGACCACGTGGGCCACCTACTTCGCCGGCCTGTCGCGGCTACGCGCCGACATCGAGGTCGGCATCGTCCGCGACGTCGATGCGCTGCGGGTTCGTGAGACCCGGTCGCGCCTGCAGGACTTCCTCGACGACGTCGAGGCGGAGGTGCTCGCGTACGAGCAGGGCCGTCCCGGTCCGACCCCGCCCGCGCACAACCCGGCACGGTCGGCATGA
- the crtI gene encoding phytoene desaturase family protein: MSRRDATRSGVRQVTGPTDHVVVIGAGLSGLAAALYLRGEGHQVTVIEAQRTPGGRVRTESMRGHLFDTGASVLTMPGLIEAPMAAVGISAASTRAMLDLTPLDPTYHLRYADGTDFAVDRDTDALASSIGSVFGSAQEQGYRRLRTWLEHLYDVEFDDFIDRNFDRLTDFVDNSEMRTRVGQLVRMGAVRHLTPAIGRFISDTRLQRAFTFQALYAGVPPSRALAIYAVISQMDIGMGVWYPRGGMGRIGAVMAQAFTAAGGTILYGHPARRIEFDRSSHGLPRAVAVQTDGCEINCDAVIVTTDTPVTTELLRDMPATRSRRRTRHSPSAVVTHLTVPAEIGAAWPGGHHTIDFGEAWEETFRELTARSGRLMSDPSLLLNRPGLTDPDHFIVDGRESVTVLAPCPNLDSADLPWDALARPYVAEVLSVLESRGYRGIAETARIERIDHPGVWAAAGMSAGTPFAAAHTLAQTGPLRATNLWPGAANVVFAGSSTVPGVGIPPVLVSGRLAAERITG; encoded by the coding sequence ATGAGCCGCCGCGACGCGACCCGTTCCGGCGTTCGACAGGTCACCGGGCCCACCGACCACGTCGTGGTCATCGGGGCGGGGTTGTCGGGACTCGCCGCCGCGTTGTACCTGCGGGGCGAGGGCCACCAGGTCACCGTCATCGAGGCCCAGCGGACACCGGGCGGTCGGGTACGCACCGAGTCGATGCGCGGCCATCTGTTCGACACCGGCGCATCGGTGCTGACCATGCCGGGGCTGATCGAGGCGCCGATGGCCGCGGTCGGTATCTCCGCCGCCAGCACCCGCGCGATGCTCGATCTGACCCCGTTGGACCCGACTTATCACCTGCGCTACGCCGACGGCACCGACTTCGCCGTCGACCGGGACACCGATGCGCTCGCGTCGTCCATCGGATCGGTGTTCGGCTCGGCCCAGGAGCAGGGCTACCGCCGCCTGCGGACCTGGCTCGAGCACCTCTACGACGTGGAGTTCGACGACTTCATCGACCGGAACTTCGACCGCCTCACCGACTTCGTCGACAACTCCGAGATGCGCACCCGCGTCGGTCAACTCGTCCGGATGGGCGCCGTCCGCCACCTCACGCCGGCGATCGGTCGCTTCATCAGCGACACCCGACTGCAGCGCGCGTTCACCTTCCAGGCGCTCTACGCGGGCGTGCCCCCGAGTCGCGCGTTGGCGATCTACGCCGTCATCTCGCAGATGGACATCGGTATGGGCGTCTGGTACCCGCGGGGCGGCATGGGTCGCATCGGTGCCGTCATGGCCCAGGCCTTCACCGCCGCCGGGGGCACCATCCTCTACGGCCACCCCGCGCGGAGGATCGAGTTCGATCGGTCGTCGCACGGCCTGCCGCGTGCCGTGGCCGTCCAGACCGACGGCTGCGAGATCAACTGCGACGCAGTCATCGTCACCACCGACACCCCGGTGACCACCGAACTCCTCAGGGACATGCCCGCCACCCGGTCGCGTCGGAGGACCCGTCACTCACCCAGCGCCGTGGTGACCCACCTGACCGTGCCCGCCGAGATCGGTGCCGCCTGGCCGGGTGGACACCACACCATCGACTTCGGCGAGGCATGGGAGGAGACGTTCCGGGAACTGACCGCTCGATCGGGACGGTTGATGAGCGATCCGTCGTTGCTGCTGAACCGGCCCGGTCTGACCGACCCTGATCACTTCATCGTCGACGGCCGCGAATCGGTGACCGTCCTCGCGCCGTGCCCCAACCTCGACAGCGCCGATCTGCCCTGGGATGCACTCGCCCGGCCCTACGTCGCCGAGGTCCTGTCCGTGCTCGAGAGCCGCGGCTACCGCGGCATCGCCGAGACCGCCAGGATCGAGCGGATCGACCATCCCGGGGTGTGGGCGGCGGCGGGCATGTCGGCCGGTACGCCGTTCGCGGCAGCGCACACCCTGGCGCAGACCGGCCCGCTGCGAGCCACGAACCTGTGGCCCGGCGCGGCCAACGTGGTGTTCGCGGGCAGTTCGACCGTTCCCGGGGTCGGCATACCGCCGGTGTTGGTCTCCGGCCGCCTGGCCGCCGAACGCATCACCGGGTGA
- a CDS encoding polyprenyl synthetase family protein has protein sequence MTPTSEITSSTAVPVPDSVQAVPAAAETVLREMFDVHRATTAQISPVVATLVDQLAAFTLNGGKRVRPTFAWSGYRCAGGRTDEAIARQALTVCTALELIQACALIHDDIIDRSDTRRGRPTVHRALEAQHVDRTWSGDAGHYGVSTAILLGDLALSWADDVVASRDLPAEIRDRVQPIWAAMRTEVLAGQLLDVIGEASGDESVDAAFRVMRYKTAGYTVARPLQLGSALAGADETLSEALGAVGDGLGIAFQLRDDLLGVFGDPAQTGKPSGDDLVAGKRTALLALGLQAADADDPAAAAELRSMIGRPLTDDELDRARAILRDAGAERAVEDHIDRLVAESFEALDAAAVDPSARTELVTVATAIAGRQR, from the coding sequence GTGACCCCGACCTCGGAGATCACCTCGTCGACAGCGGTTCCCGTGCCCGACAGCGTGCAGGCGGTGCCCGCCGCCGCCGAGACCGTCCTGCGCGAGATGTTCGACGTGCACCGGGCCACGACCGCGCAGATCTCGCCGGTTGTCGCGACGCTGGTAGACCAGCTCGCCGCGTTCACGCTCAACGGCGGCAAACGCGTCCGACCGACCTTCGCGTGGTCGGGATACCGCTGCGCGGGCGGCCGCACCGACGAGGCGATCGCACGCCAGGCACTGACCGTGTGCACCGCACTCGAGCTGATCCAGGCCTGCGCACTGATCCACGACGACATCATCGATCGTTCCGACACGCGCCGCGGCCGACCCACGGTGCATCGTGCGCTGGAGGCCCAACACGTCGACCGGACCTGGTCCGGCGACGCCGGCCACTACGGCGTCTCGACCGCCATCCTGCTCGGCGATCTGGCCCTGAGCTGGGCCGACGACGTGGTCGCGAGCCGGGACCTGCCCGCCGAGATCCGGGACCGGGTGCAGCCGATCTGGGCCGCGATGCGTACCGAGGTCCTCGCCGGGCAGTTGCTCGACGTGATCGGTGAGGCATCCGGCGACGAGTCGGTCGACGCCGCGTTCCGGGTCATGCGCTATAAGACCGCCGGGTACACCGTCGCCCGTCCGCTGCAGTTGGGGTCGGCGCTGGCCGGCGCCGACGAGACGCTGTCGGAGGCGCTCGGCGCGGTCGGCGACGGTCTGGGCATCGCCTTCCAGTTGCGTGACGACCTCCTCGGCGTCTTCGGGGATCCGGCCCAGACCGGCAAACCGTCCGGCGACGACCTCGTCGCGGGGAAGCGAACCGCCCTCCTCGCGCTCGGACTGCAGGCCGCCGACGCCGACGATCCCGCCGCCGCCGCTGAGCTCCGCTCGATGATCGGACGACCCTTGACCGACGACGAACTCGACCGCGCGCGAGCAATCCTGCGCGACGCCGGAGCCGAGCGTGCCGTGGAAGATCACATCGACCGTCTCGTCGCCGAGTCGTTCGAGGCCCTCGACGCGGCCGCCGTCGATCCGTCCGCGCGCACCGAGCTCGTCACGGTCGCCACCGCCATCGCCGGGCGTCAGCGATGA
- a CDS encoding phytoene desaturase family protein, with product MRDTIVIGAGHNGLVAAGYLVRAGRDVLVLERDSIPGGAVSTVERFPGYRVDRGSSAHIMIRHTPIIEDLELHAHGLRYIDCDPWAFAPAADGREAIVFHSSLDATCASIEASCGAADADAYRRFVGVWGPRSASVMKMFGSHPTAGSFARAFWGMPTRDGVSGRQAGMSLSQEFLRSGDALLDSWFDSERLKAALAWFGAQSGPPMSEPGTAPMVGIAALMHTLGPGRAIGGSGALTDALVRRLHSGGGELALEQPVTAMTWSGDHWQVTTGDGTVHRARSVVAACHIVTTLDALAAGGYDADTVGRWRSRIEIGPGIGSAIRVATTALPAYTGLPQGLPAHGVHSGLGLLVSDRAHLAAAYGDARAGEAPRRPALVAMSYSAIDPTLAPADRHLVTLWAQWYPRHLAGGRNWAEIADRATDDIVAEMDRHAPGFAQQIEHVHTQTPDRIEDELGLIGGNVMHVEMSLDQMFMFRPHPDLGGHRVPGVPHLFLAGASTHPGGGVSGISGALAADLAIRDADGVGGGVRRTVAAVTAPLRRRIPGPR from the coding sequence ATGCGCGACACCATCGTCATCGGCGCGGGACACAACGGTCTCGTAGCCGCCGGGTACCTCGTCCGGGCCGGACGCGACGTCCTGGTGCTGGAGCGGGACTCGATACCGGGTGGGGCGGTGTCGACCGTCGAGCGTTTTCCCGGCTACCGCGTCGACCGGGGGTCCTCGGCCCACATCATGATCCGGCACACGCCGATCATCGAGGATCTCGAACTGCATGCCCACGGACTGCGTTACATCGACTGCGATCCGTGGGCGTTCGCGCCCGCGGCCGACGGCCGTGAGGCGATCGTCTTCCACAGCAGCCTCGACGCCACCTGCGCGTCGATCGAGGCGTCCTGCGGCGCCGCGGACGCCGACGCCTACCGCCGGTTCGTCGGCGTGTGGGGCCCGCGCTCGGCGTCGGTGATGAAGATGTTCGGTTCGCACCCGACGGCCGGTTCGTTCGCCCGCGCCTTCTGGGGCATGCCGACGCGCGACGGGGTGTCGGGACGGCAGGCCGGGATGAGCCTGTCCCAGGAGTTCCTCCGGTCCGGGGACGCGTTGCTCGACAGCTGGTTCGACTCCGAGCGACTCAAGGCGGCGCTCGCCTGGTTCGGCGCCCAGTCCGGACCGCCGATGAGCGAGCCGGGCACGGCACCGATGGTGGGCATCGCCGCGCTCATGCACACCCTGGGTCCGGGCCGCGCGATCGGCGGGAGCGGCGCGCTCACCGACGCCCTGGTCCGCCGACTACACAGCGGTGGTGGCGAACTCGCCCTCGAGCAGCCGGTCACGGCGATGACGTGGTCGGGCGACCACTGGCAGGTCACCACCGGCGACGGCACCGTGCACCGTGCTCGTTCGGTCGTCGCCGCGTGCCACATCGTCACCACGCTGGACGCGCTCGCCGCGGGCGGTTACGACGCCGACACCGTCGGGCGCTGGCGATCCCGCATCGAGATCGGCCCGGGGATCGGCAGCGCGATCCGGGTGGCGACGACGGCGCTGCCCGCCTACACCGGCCTGCCGCAGGGGCTGCCCGCACACGGCGTGCACTCCGGCCTCGGACTGCTGGTGTCCGATCGCGCCCATCTCGCGGCCGCCTACGGCGACGCGCGGGCCGGCGAGGCACCGCGGCGGCCGGCACTGGTCGCGATGAGCTATTCCGCGATCGACCCCACCCTGGCCCCGGCCGATCGTCATCTCGTCACGCTGTGGGCCCAGTGGTACCCACGACATCTCGCCGGCGGCCGCAACTGGGCGGAGATCGCCGATCGGGCCACCGACGACATCGTCGCCGAGATGGATCGCCACGCACCGGGTTTCGCGCAGCAGATCGAGCACGTCCACACCCAGACCCCTGATCGCATCGAGGACGAGCTGGGGCTCATCGGCGGCAACGTGATGCACGTCGAGATGTCGTTGGACCAGATGTTCATGTTCCGACCGCACCCGGATCTGGGCGGTCATCGCGTCCCCGGTGTCCCCCACCTGTTCCTCGCGGGGGCGTCGACTCACCCCGGCGGTGGGGTGAGCGGCATCAGCGGGGCGCTGGCGGCCGACCTGGCGATCCGCGACGCCGACGGTGTCGGCGGCGGGGTACGTCGGACCGTGGCGGCGGTGACCGCACCCCTTCGTCGCCGGATTCCGGGTCCGCGGTGA
- a CDS encoding glycosyltransferase family 2 protein — MSVGTVLTRFSLGLSALNAAMALLNTRRFRGLPIAPAPTPGPILVCVPARDEGPRIGNLIADLRAQRDVPDLRVVVYDDCSGDDTAERARAAIADDDRITLVSGTTTPPPGWTGKAWALHRLTEALPPTETHLCFVDADVRLGPDALARAVHEFAALDDAGGRRSPGLLSVWPQQLSGSTAETLVQPLLSWSWFALLPLAITERHLRPSTAIANGQFLLTTRSRHARIGGHRAVAGSLTDDLDLARAYRQAGFTTHVRGGHEDVRCRMYGGADELRSGYRRWLATEVGGTGGALVVATLALVGYVWPVAALATASRRSGAAALVLAAGSRMAARGHEAGRITPTDVASAVGHPAAMTITAALLIDSARLTRSGALRWKGRPVGRSGDEDVHPEAL; from the coding sequence ATGTCGGTGGGGACCGTCCTCACCCGGTTCTCGCTCGGGCTGAGCGCACTGAACGCGGCCATGGCCCTGCTCAACACCCGTCGTTTCCGAGGGCTACCCATCGCGCCCGCTCCGACTCCCGGGCCGATCCTGGTGTGCGTCCCCGCGCGTGACGAGGGACCCCGGATCGGGAATCTCATCGCCGATCTGCGCGCCCAGCGCGACGTGCCCGATCTCCGGGTGGTCGTCTACGACGACTGTTCGGGCGACGACACCGCCGAACGTGCACGCGCGGCCATCGCCGACGACGACCGGATCACGCTGGTGTCCGGCACGACGACACCGCCGCCGGGCTGGACGGGCAAGGCGTGGGCGCTGCACCGGCTCACCGAGGCGCTCCCGCCCACCGAGACCCATCTGTGCTTCGTCGACGCCGACGTCCGACTCGGCCCCGATGCCCTCGCCCGGGCCGTGCACGAGTTCGCCGCGCTGGACGACGCCGGTGGCCGACGGTCACCGGGCCTGCTGTCGGTGTGGCCGCAACAGCTCTCCGGATCGACGGCGGAGACCCTCGTCCAACCGCTCCTGTCGTGGTCGTGGTTCGCGCTGCTGCCGTTGGCGATCACCGAGCGGCACCTGCGTCCGTCGACCGCGATCGCGAACGGACAGTTCCTGCTGACGACACGCTCTCGGCACGCCCGGATCGGCGGCCACCGCGCCGTGGCGGGCAGTCTCACCGACGACCTCGATCTCGCGCGCGCGTACCGGCAGGCCGGGTTCACCACGCACGTCCGCGGCGGCCATGAGGACGTCCGGTGTCGGATGTACGGCGGCGCAGACGAATTGCGATCCGGGTACCGACGATGGCTGGCCACCGAGGTCGGCGGGACCGGCGGCGCACTCGTGGTCGCCACACTCGCGCTGGTGGGGTACGTGTGGCCGGTCGCGGCGCTGGCCACCGCGTCGCGGCGGTCGGGCGCAGCGGCACTGGTGCTGGCCGCGGGATCGCGTATGGCCGCGCGAGGCCACGAGGCCGGGCGGATCACCCCGACCGATGTGGCGTCCGCGGTGGGGCACCCGGCGGCCATGACCATCACCGCCGCACTGCTCATCGACTCCGCCCGGCTGACGCGCTCGGGTGCCCTGCGGTGGAAGGGACGCCCGGTGGGTCGATCAGGGGACGAGGACGTCCATCCCGAGGCGCTGTAG
- a CDS encoding carotenoid biosynthesis protein yields MTRGTATAPDRTTRSASTHTVAVAGLAVTIGAQIVYPLVHGSNRDITTMVVLCAGVVAMAADAIGRRGALRGAVVIVAIAVLAFAFEVVGTRTGIPFGDYTYAQDRIGPSIATVPILISAAWFVGAYSVWRVAVFVLPRRPVLRVLAAIVALVGWDLYLDPQMVAAGLWRWGVDDAGLPGIEQIPLTNYAGWALLGLVVFAVLTALDAPARTGVPHADDTTARVPVIPLTWFVWTWLGSAVAQVFFLEDGALRSGIAYGLVAMAVLGVPALAAATGCRR; encoded by the coding sequence GTGACGCGAGGCACCGCCACCGCCCCGGACCGGACCACGCGGTCCGCGTCGACACACACCGTCGCCGTCGCCGGACTCGCGGTGACGATCGGCGCGCAGATCGTCTACCCCCTGGTGCACGGTTCGAACCGCGACATCACGACGATGGTCGTGCTGTGCGCCGGCGTCGTCGCCATGGCCGCCGATGCGATCGGCCGACGGGGTGCTCTGCGCGGGGCCGTGGTCATCGTCGCGATCGCCGTGCTCGCATTCGCCTTCGAGGTGGTCGGGACCCGGACCGGCATCCCGTTCGGTGACTACACCTATGCGCAGGACCGGATCGGCCCGTCCATCGCGACGGTGCCGATCCTGATCTCGGCCGCCTGGTTCGTCGGCGCGTACAGCGTGTGGCGGGTGGCGGTGTTCGTCCTGCCGCGGCGGCCCGTGCTGCGGGTGCTCGCCGCGATCGTCGCGCTCGTGGGGTGGGATCTGTACCTCGACCCGCAGATGGTCGCCGCGGGCCTGTGGCGGTGGGGCGTCGACGACGCCGGCTTGCCGGGCATCGAGCAGATCCCGCTCACGAACTACGCCGGATGGGCGTTGCTGGGGCTCGTGGTGTTCGCCGTGTTGACGGCGCTCGATGCCCCCGCCCGCACCGGTGTCCCCCACGCGGATGACACGACGGCACGTGTGCCCGTGATCCCGCTGACGTGGTTCGTCTGGACGTGGCTGGGGTCCGCGGTCGCCCAGGTCTTCTTCCTCGAGGACGGCGCCCTGCGGTCCGGGATCGCCTACGGCCTCGTCGCGATGGCCGTGCTCGGCGTGCCCGCACTCGCCGCGGCCACCGGATGTCGGCGTTGA